CCTTGGCGGAGATTTAGCTGAAACATATTCTATCGTTATGCGTTACAAAACAAGAACAGTACGTTTCATTAAAACGCATCACCATTTAGATCATAAACCACACTTAAACTTAGATATTTAATAAAGGAGCCATGTGTATGGAAGAACGTTTCTTTCTGTACGACGACACTGTCGCTACAAAAACTCGTTTCGTTAGCTTTATGGGAGAAAATGAGCGTCATGATTTAGCGCTTTTATACTCCGATCGTCATTACGGTAAAACAATTGTCCTTGATATGCAACGCAATAAATTTGCAATCATCGGTCCTGACGATTTAAACGAACCAGGCTACTTAGAGCACGCATTTTCTATGACTGAAGAAATTGCAGAAGAATTACGCTCATTTTTATTTGAACTTATATAATTTATCGTATGCACCAGCTATTTTAGCTGGTGTTTTTTCATTGTAAGAGTTTTGAATTTTCAATCTTCTGTGTTATAATTAAGAATAAATCTATTTGGATAGAAAGGACGTTATCTACGTATGCCAACATTTACTTTGTAATGGACCAGCAATTGGATAGCATTACTCTCAAAAAAGCACCGTGCTTTTTCAAGGGAGTAGTCTGCCCATTCCCATTACAAAGGAACGTAACGCATCTGTAGTATGATGTTTACGGAGGTTCCTCTTTGGGGAACCTCTTTTTATTTTTGTCTACTTCTCATATCTTCATACTACAAGACATCCAAATAGCTGTATTACGTTCCTTTACCAATATATAAGAGGTGAAGGAAAATGCAGAAAGTACAACTTTCTTGGAGTTTATATGAAAACGAACTAGCAACAATCGAAAAATATTGTAAAAATTGCAGGCGTACTACCCTTTTTACCGACACGAACATTCGCAGGCATAACGCAAACGGAAAGAACATATATCGATTTGCAATTTATAAATGTCCGAAAGATCATACGTGGAATCAAAAACTTCATATTTATAAATCATTTACTGATCACGTCGAAACTGTCGATATGACTCAGCAAGAACAAACGGAAACAAGTACTACCATTTCCATTACACAATACAAAGAAAGTGGTATAGCCGAAATAACGATCGTATTAGACATAGTTTTCGGTTCCCACCGGGTTGATAAAGTGTTATCCACATATATTTCAGATTGGAGCCGTGCACTCATTGTGGAGAAAATTAAAAATGGGTACAT
This genomic interval from Bacillus cereus contains the following:
- a CDS encoding cytoplasmic protein; protein product: MQKVQLSWSLYENELATIEKYCKNCRRTTLFTDTNIRRHNANGKNIYRFAIYKCPKDHTWNQKLHIYKSFTDHVETVDMTQQEQTETSTTISITQYKESGIAEITIVLDIVFGSHRVDKVLSTYISDWSRALIVEKIKNGYIQLNGQQMKPNKTLSEGDHISICL
- a CDS encoding DUF3055 domain-containing protein — translated: MEERFFLYDDTVATKTRFVSFMGENERHDLALLYSDRHYGKTIVLDMQRNKFAIIGPDDLNEPGYLEHAFSMTEEIAEELRSFLFELI